The Palaemon carinicauda isolate YSFRI2023 chromosome 7, ASM3689809v2, whole genome shotgun sequence DNA window ttggtttacccattgcacaaagaattgcctagtgacccaggccttcgagttggatcgccagaaaacatgaagctgatccttatcgacgttgtgtgctttaaaggccctagggttctccgaatggtaaacaagcaagggcttgactttaaagtccccgctagcgttggcacatagagcaagagtcaaccgatccttcattggcttatgcccaggcaatttcttctcttcagcagtgatgtaggttagactcggcatcttcttccaaaacagcccggtttcatcacaattgaacacctgctgctctacgtagccttcttcctttacgatattttcgaatttcttaacaaagtcagttgcagcctttgtgtccgcactagcagcctctccgtggcgaacaactgaatgaatcccggaccgtttcttaaatttctcgaaccagccacgagatgccttgaaatcatctgaggaaggctcggttgaactctccccagcatcacccacagagctctcctccttcaagtccgtaaagatggtgtgcaccttctcgcagataacggtttcggtgatggtgtcgccaacgatctctctatccttaatccacactagtgtagtagaagtcgttccatctcttctatgataggggtacggcgtttggaaattatagtgatccccttagaaggtttcactgctttaatagcttccttctgtttaaggattgtcgagatcgtcgacatattacggccatactgtttagcaagttcactcacgcggatgccacgctcatgtttttcaataatttcctgcttaatttctatagaaagcatttccttcttcctattctcaccactaccactaccactggcaaaactaagcctttttggacccatgatttacgtaaattatcgttaatggatgcacgtaaaaaatcacgattaattcacagttaatatcacaacgcaaagagcaaaaccgcacgaagccgacgagaacagaggactgacccaagccgcgctaattgagcgtccctccgaggtcgatgtgctgccttctatcggcggaaataaaaaacacttcaggcgctatgagcaccgactacgcgtacgagtattgtttacttcgggtgtcgaaaaaaacattcgagtgtagagtcggaacgtgttcgaattgtacttcgcgtgtcgaaaaattcggatacaaccggtacgacgaaaattgctacttcgtgtgtcgaaataaaattcgggtgtagagtcaaaaatttgctcgaattttacttcggatgttggaaaattcggatgtagatacgatcggatgtagaggttccactgtacatacatatatactctgtatatgcaatatatatatatatatatatatatatatatatatatatatatatatatactctgtatatgcaatatatatatatatatatatatatatatatatatatatatatatatatactctgtatatgcaatatatatatatatatatatatatatatatatatatatatatatatataatatatactctgtatatgcaatatatatatatatatatatatatatatatatatatatatatatatactctgtatatgcaatatatatatatatatatatatatatatatatatatattgcatatacagagtatatattatatatatatatatatatgtatatatactgtatatacaatatatatatatatatatatatatatatatatatatatatatatatatatatatatatatatactctgtatatgcaatatatatatatatatatatatatatatatatatatatatatattatgtatatacagtatatatatatatatactgtatatacaatatatatatatatatatatatatatgtgtatacagtatatatatatatatatatatatatatatatatatatatatgtatgtatactgtatatatatatatatatatatatatatatatatatacatatatacagtatatatatatatatatatatatatatatatatatatatatacatacatacatatatacagtatatatatatatatatatatacatacatatatacagtatatgtatatatttatacatatatatatatatatatatatatatatatatatatatatatatatatatatatatatatatatatatatatatactgtagatacatatatacagtatatgtatatatttatatatatactgtatatatatatatatatatatgtatgtatatacattatgtataatatatttatactatatacagtatgcatatttatatttgtatatatatataatatatatatataatatataatatatatataatatatatatattatatatatatataatatatatatatataatatatatatatatatatatatatatatatatatatatatatatatatatatatatatatataatgtgtgtgtataaatagatatagatagatcggATAAGTAATACATAACTTATTTGTTTACATATAATCAAACATACTATAAACAAATCAAACGGTTACTCTTGGTACCCCCATTCTCATAAGGGAGACATTCTCTAAGAATTTTCACgtaaaaaaattacaaatgcaTATTGTGTATGCTGTGTTTGTTAATACTTAGTGTATGTAGCTTCTGTCTTTGTTAATACTTAGTGTATGTAGCTTCTGTCTTTGTTATGCTTAGTACTGTTATTGGTACTAAGCATatgtttttcattgttattaatctGCATATTTTTTTAGGTGATTCAATTTCTTCCATAACTATTTGGAAATTCAAGTCTCTTTCACTTCgatcccccgtctctctctctctctctctctctctctctctctctctctctctctctctctctctctctctctctctctctctctctctctctctcataaagtatatatatatatatatatatatatatatatatatatatatatatatatatatatatatatatatatagtatatttatgtatacagtatatatatgtatgtgagtatatatattatatatatacatatatatatattatatatatatatatatatataatatgtatatatatattatatatatatatatatgtatatatatatgtatatatataatatatatatacgtatatatatattatatatatatatatatgtatatatatattatatacatgcatgtatgtatatatatatatatatatatatatatatatatatatatatatatatatatatatattatatataggtatgtatgtaggtatatatatataaatatatattatatatatatatatatatatatatatatatatatattatataggtatgtatatatatatatatataaaacatttatctctctctctctctctctctctctctctctctctctctctctctctctctctctctctctctctctctctctttgatctccGTACTGAGACGCGAAGTCCACGCAATTCCTCTTAGAAATATTCATAAGCAAATGTTCTTCATGTGTGCTTTCTTTCAAAGAGCGAGGCGACACACTCCAGCATTTTGTCTCGTTGCAAATTTAGTCTTTTGTTGTGAAATAAGAGTGGTTTCCCGGAAGACAAAAAATACGGAATAACATTGAAGTTTTCTGGTAGGATTTTTGGAAGGTGCCAGATTATGAGCCAGTGGTGAAAGTATGCGCTGCTCTGgggatattttcatatacatacacatgtgtatgtatactatacatgtttatatatatatatatatatatatatatatgtatgatatatatatatatatatatatatatatatatatatatatatattatatattatatatatatataattatatatatataatatagatttatatatatatatatatatatatatatatatatatatatataatgtttatatataagatatatagctatataaatatgtatgatatatatatatatatatatatatatatatatatatatatatatatatatatatagaatatattttatatatatatataaatatatattatatatgtgtgtatatatatgtatatatatgtgtatatatatatatatatatatatatatatatatatatatatatatatatatatatattggtgagttTATAATCACGATATGGTTTCTTTTTTATGTGAAAATTTTAAGATCTGTTTTCAGTGTTTTTATGGAAGTCCAAATGTTGTGTTCGTAAAGATATAGAACCATATTTTTGTTGATGAAAACCCCTATTTTAGTtcaaattcatattaaaaaaaatagcctTGTAGATTTTACCTTTATATTTTTCCATCATTTATCCTGTCTGTTCTATAACTTTTTGACATTTAAAGTAGAGCAAGTGCATGATGATTAAGATTTTATTAAGAGGAATATTTTTCCATTTCAGGTAAAAATCAACATGAATGCATCCTAATCGACTGTGAGTAATGAATAAATCTTTACaagcatgtatatacacatttctatacacacaactatatatataaattttgcgtctttatataggtataggtataaatgtatgttgttatctctctctctctctctctctctctctctctctctctctctctctctctctctctctctctctctctctatatatatatatatatatatgtatatatataatatatatatgtatttatatatatatatatatatatatatatatattatatatatatatatatattacatatgtgtatatgcttaaatatatatatatatatatatatatatgcatatatatgcgatTGTATAAGTAAATCgttgcgtatatataatatatatatacatatatgcatatatatatttatatatatatatatatatatatatatatgtatatatgtgtatatatatgcatatgaatatatatatatatatatatatatatatatatatatatatgtatatatgtgtatatatatgcatatgaatatatatatatatatatatatatatatatatatataaaactatttatatatatatatttatatgcatatatatatatgaatatagatatatgtatatatatatatatatatatatatatatatatgtatatatatatatatatatatatatatgtgcatatgtatacatatatatatatatgtatatatatgtatatatatatatatatatatatatatgcatgtatatacacatacatatatatatgcatatatatattctttatatgtatgtaattaatATTTGTGCCGTCTAAAAATCGGAGAAAACTTCTCCAGGTTAACCAATATTCAGTTAGGTTTTGGAGAACGCAAATAAGCTACTAAAGTTCATTTTACCATTTGGTGCCGACGCTTGCTTCAAACTggtacgtaaacacacacacacacacacacacattcatacgtattcatatgtatttatacatttatatgcatatatatatacagtgtatatatatatatatatatatatatatatatatatatatatatacatatatatatatatatatatgcatattatatatatatatatatatatatatatatatatatgtatatatatgtatatatatgtatatgtatatatatgtatatatatatatatatatatatatatatatatatatatatatatatatatatatatatatatatatatatatatttatatatatgtgtcacACGTTTGCAATTAAATTTTAAACtgatcatctattattattattattattattattattattattattattattagccaagctgcaacactagttgtaaaagcaagatgctattagcccaagggctccagtagggaaaaatagcccagtgaggaaaggaaataaggaaataaataaatgagaacaaattaacaataaatcattctaaaaacagtaacaacgtctaagcagatttatcatatataaacttaacaacgtcaaaacaggtatgtcatatataaactataaagacactcatgtcagcctggtcaaaataaaacatttgctgtaattttgaacttttgaagttctactcattccacaactttgtcacagctggaataaaacttctagaatactgtgtagtattgagcctcatgatggagaaggcctggctattagaattaactgcctgccttgtattacgaaaaggatagaattgtccggggagatctgaatgtaaaggatggtcagagttatgaaaaacttatgcaacatgcataatgaactaattgaacgacggtcccatagattaatatctagatcaggaataagaaatttaatagactgtaagtttctgtccaacaaattaagatgagaatcagcagctgaagaccagataggagaacaatactcaaaacaaggtagaatgaaagaattaaaacacttctatagaatagattgatcaccgaaagtctataaagactttctcattaagccaattttttgtgcaatttaagaagacacaaacctaatgtgtttcttaaaagtaaatttgctgtcgagaatcacacctaaaattttaagtcttacaaatttacagaaacattatcaatactgagatccggatgttgaggagccaccgtccttgacctacttaaatcatactttgagttttgttaggattcaacttcataccccataatttgcaccatgcactaattttagctagatctctattaagggattcaccaaccccagatctacattcaggggatggaattgatgccaagagagtagcatcatctgcatatgcaacaagctcgttttctaggccaaagtaatgggccaagaacactaccctgtggaacaccggatatcacattcttatactcactatggtgcctatcaacaacaactctttgagatctattacttaaaaaaatcaataataatgctaagaaacttcccacccactcccaactgtttaagtttgaaaacaagggcctcatgattaacacggtcgaagacagcactaaaatcaaggccaatcatacgaacttcccgaccacaatcaagggattttatagcattggagattgtaagaagggcatcaaatggtccaaggactttacgaaaaccaaattgcaaactagggaatagatgattaccttcagcaaacctattaagacattttgccagaagactttcaaaaactttacataatatgggagttatggaaattgggcggtaatcagttggtcttgagctaccacaaacacatttacatagaggagtaacattaccaattcaccaacaagtgctaacttgcgcaaaataacagataactttggagctaagaaatctgcagtctttataaaaaataatggaaaaataccatttgggtctacacctccataagcatcaaggtccatcaacagagctttaatttctcgagatcgaaaagctaaactagttagtttagcttcaggaaaacatgaatgaggaagttcaagtttttcattaatctgtttactgtcaaaaacatcagtcaaaagggttgccttttcctttggatagtgagtgactgagccatctggtttaagtaaaggaggaactgttgcatcaacaccaaagagtgcagatttaagggtagaccaccatttatgttcccgagtggttgaattgtactccttttcagttgaggcataaaaacacagagcaaaagctcgaagctgaggtcaaatctgatctgttacccttccaaagatgataggcctcctgcttttccaaataagcacgtctacaatcatcattgaaccacggtttatccttcacttggtaccttagcagacgagaaggggtacgcctatcaattatgttaactagattctcattcaaagggacaacaggatcaacactaccataaaattgtggccaattcaagcacaaaaaaatagatcatgcaaaatcccattccagtctgcttgggatttcatataaattttacaggagtatgatacatcagggacaggctgcatagtcttcactactaatgaaatcaaggcatgatcagatgtcccgactggagaaccaaccttactagttataacgccaggggagtcggtgtatacgaggtccaagcaattaccagacctgtgagttgcTGCATTTATGATTTACCATATTATATAGCATATAAATTCAAATTTATCATTTAACCTATTGTATGATATGTTTACTTCCTATTTGTCTCTTCTATGTAATTCCATAAATAGGATTTGGTCAGTTTTATTATTTGACATACACTTTAATCCACAGCATTTTACAAGATATTAGCATAAAAAATCTTTTAAGTATATCAATGGTTCTGAATCTATCAAAGGACTTCTATCCGAGGTCCCACTATCAGATGTTCCCCTATCCGAGGTCCTTCTATCCTAGTTTCCACTATCAGAGGTCCCATTATCCGGGTGCCTCTATTGGAGGTCCTTCAATCCGGGGTCTTTCTATCCGGGGTGCCTCTATTCGAGGTCCCATTATCCAAGGTGCTTATATTAGAGGTCCCTCCATCCGAGGGGCCTATATTAGAGGTCCCTCAATCCTGGATGCCTCTATTCGAGGTCCTATTCTTGATGCCTTTAGTTGAGGTCTGTCTATCCTGGATGCCTCTATTCGAGGTCTGTCTATCCTGGATGCCTCTATTCGAGGTCTGTCTATCCTGGATGCCTCTATTCGAGGTCTGTCTGTCCTGGATGCCTCTATTCGAGGTCCGTCTGTCCTGGATGCCTCTATTCGAGGTCCGTTGTCCTGGATGCCTCTATTCGAGGTCCGTCTGTCCTGGATGCCTCTATTCGAGGTCCGTCTGTCCTGGATGCCTCTATTCGAGGTCCGTCTGTCCTGGATGCCTCTATTCGAGGTCCGTCTGTCCTGGATGCCTCTATTCGAGGTCCGTCTGTCCTGGATGCCTCTATTCGAGGTCCGTCTGTCCTGGATGCCTCTATTCGAGGTCCGTCTGTCCTGGATGCCTCTATTCGAGGTCCGTCTGTCCTGGATGCCTCTATTCGAGGTCCGTCTGTCCTGGATGCCTCTATTCGAGGTCCGTCTGTCCTGGATGCCTCTATTCGAGGTCCGTCTGTCCTGGATGCCTCTATTCGAGGTCCGTCTGTCCTGGATGCCTCTATTCGAGGTCCGTCTGTCCTGGATGCCTCTATTCGAGGTCCGTCTGTCCTGGATGCCTCTATTCGAGGTCCGTCTGTCCTGAATGCCTCTATTCGAGGTCCCTCTATCCAGGGGGCCTCTATTCGAGGTCCTATCCAGGATTTATCTTTAAGGTCCCTCTATCCAGGGGGCCCTCTATTTGTGGTCCCTCTATCCTGGATGCCTCTATTCGAGGTCCTTCTATCCGGGATTACTCTTCGAGGTTTCTCTATCCGGGATTCCTCTTTTGGAGGTCCCTCTATCCAGGGTGCCTCTATTCGAGGTCCTATCCGGGATTACTCTTCGAGGTCCCTCTATCCGGGATTCCTCTTCGAGGTCCCTCTATCCAGGGTGCCTCTATTCGAGGTCCCTCTATCCGTGGTGCCTCTATTCGAGGTCCCTCTATCCGTGGTGCCTCTATTCGAGGTCCCTCTATCCGTGGTGCCTCTATTCGAGGTCCCTCTATCCGGGATTCCTCTTCGAGGTCCCTCTATCCGGGGTCCCTCTATTCGAGGTCCCTCTATCCTGGATGCCTCTATTCGTGGTCCTTCTATCCGGGATTACTCTTTGAGGTCTCTCTATCCGGGATTCCTCTTCGAGGTCCCTCTATCCGGGATTCCTCTTCGAGGTCCCTCTATCCGGGATTCCTCTTCGAGGTCCCTCTATCCGGGATTCCTCTTCGAGGTCCCTCTATCTGGGGGGGTCTCTATTCGAGGTCCCTCTATCTGGGGGGGCCTCTATTCGAGGTCCCTCTATCTGGGGGGCCTCTATTCGAGGTCCCTCTATCCGGGGGGCCTCTATTCGAGGTCCCTCTATCCGGGGGGCCTCTATTCGAGGTCCTATCCGGGATTCCTCTTTGAGGGCCTCTATTCGAGGTCCTATCCAGGATTTCTCTTTAAGGTCCCTCTATCCAGGGGGCCCTCTATTTGTGGTCCCTCTATCCTGGATGCCTCTATTCGAGGTCCTTCTATCCGGGATTACTCTTCGAGGTTTCTCTATCCGGGATTCCTCTTTTGGAGGTCCCTCTATCCGGGGTGCCTCTATTCGAGGTCCTATCCGGGATTACTCTTCGAGGTCCCTCTATCCGGGATTCCTCTTCGAGGTCCCTCTATCCAGGGTGCCTCTATTCGAGGTCCCTCTATCCGTGGTGCCTCTATTCGAGGTCCCTCTATCCGTGGTGCCTCTATTCGAGGTCCCTCTATCCGTGGTGCCTCTATTCGAGGTCCCTCTATCCGTGGTGCCTCTATTCGAGGTCCCTCTATCCGGGATTCCTCTTCGAGGTCCCTCTATCCGGGGTCCCTCTATTCGAGGTCCCTCTATCCTGGATGCCTCTATTCGTGGTCCTTCTATCCGGGATTACTCTTTGAGGTCTCTCTATCCGGGATTCCTCTTCGAGGTCCCTCTATCCGGGATTCCTCTTCGAGGTCCCTCTATCCGGGATTCCTCTTCGAGGTCCCTCTATCTGGGGGGGGCCTCTATTCGAGGTCCCTCTATCTGGGGGGGCCTCTATTCGAGGTCCCTCTATCCGGGGGGCCTCTATTCGAGGTCCCTCTATCCGGGGGGCCTCTATTCGAGGTCCTATCCGGGATTCCTCTTTGAGGTCCCTCTATCCGGGGGGCCTATATTCGTGGTCCCTGTATCATGGATGCCTCTGTTTGTGGTCCCTCTATCCTGGATGCCTCTATCCAGGATTCCTCTTCGAGGTCCCTCTATCTGGGATTCCTCTTCGAGATCCCTCTATCCGGGGTGCCTCTATTCGAGGTGCCTCTCTGAAATCATGCAATCACAAAATTGCAAAGTTAGATAAGAGAAGTTAAGATCAGACGTGGGATTGAAGGTTTTCTGTTTGCTAAATATGGGTGTTTGTATAAAGTAACTGTTTTTTTAATGCTATTAAACGTCCAAACCTCCTTTTTATTGTAAAGATACCAGTAAGATTAAGAATTCTTAGTTTTTGTTcgtattatataatttttgaaaaattataatttccagAGGGTTTGACATAGAAGAACTTGAATTTTATCTTTTAGTAAAAAGTTAATAGTTTTCAGAAAGGCTTACGCAGAACAAGAACGCTTTGAGGCAAGTTGATAGTAATTAGTGTAGGTCACAACAAAGTAATTAGAGGCCTTAGGTGTTTGGAGGGGAAAATATTTAAACACCTCATTTTCATAcgctttttataatttaattttgctTTAAATAATACTATTAAATTAGATTTGTAagagtttcagattttttttttatttacaaattataatttttatagagtTGTCAAATGTCAGTTTTTTTGAAATGTAGTTTTTCTTTCGTGTCCTTTACCGGGTTTATATTTTCTGCTCTATGAAGTGAGAATTATTCTGTGCTATCAAGCAAAATTAgaaatttgtttttctatttattttggaaGTAAATTATGTTGTGATGCTGTAATATTTATAACATCAAATCTTTCAAACGAAAGTCCCTTTTTACACGAATTTCCCTCATTCTTTGAAGTTAGtaattttcaaagattttaaagtttattttacttattttcataagATAAGTTGTAATTATGAAACACGATAAACCTTCACGTTCTTTTAATTAGCTTTATTATCTCCTTATAATTTAATCAATTGCTTGGAGTCTTTCCATCATGCAAGGATACATTACACATCTTGGTCTGCCACCCAAATATGTAGTGGGCTACCTACCTTTAATACCAAACTTGCCTTGTAATATTTCAACAGTCATGTCTCCAGACattttcctacttaattttttacATCCTTTATAATTTTGATGTAACTAATTTAATCTCGCCTTTCTACGACGCTAAAATACACAACCGTTATACGAAAGGATCCATTTgcttttgatatatctattttaattttggggTTCGTGTTCATTAACATTTCCTGCATTTAATTCAGTTTTACA harbors:
- the LOC137644619 gene encoding uncharacterized protein, translated to MSDREPQSLVCAARLENDGNLWETTSPPHDAVALWCHRDASLRSVYPGCLYSRSVYPGCLYSRSVYPGCLYSRSVCPGCLYSRSVCPGCLYSRSVVLDASIRGPSVLDASIRGPSVLDASIRGPSVLDASIRGPSVLDASIRGPSVLDASIRGPSVLDASIRGPSVLDASIRGPSVLDASIRGPSVLDASIRGPSVLDASIRGPSVLDASIRGPSVLDASIRGPSVLDASIRGPSVLDASIRGPSVLNASIRGPSIQGASIRGPIQDLSLRSLYPGGPLFVVPLSWMPLFEVLLSGITLRGFSIRDSSFGGPSIQGASIRGPIRDYSSRSLYPGFLFEVPLSRVPLFEVPLSVVPLFEVPLSVVPLFEVPLSVVPLFEVPLSGIPLRGPSIRGPSIRGPSILDASIRGPSIRDYSLRSLYPGFLFEVPLSGIPLRGPSIRDSSSRSLYPGFLFEVPLSGGVSIRGPSIWGGLYSRSLYLGGLYSRSLYPGGLYSRSLYPGGLYSRSYPGFLFEGLYSRSYPGFLFKVPLSRGPSICGPSILDASIRGPSIRDYSSRFLYPGFLFWRSLYPGCLYSRSYPGLLFEVPLSGIPLRGPSIQGASIRGPSIRGASIRGPSIRGASIRGPSIRGASIRGPSIRGASIRGPSIRDSSSRSLYPGSLYSRSLYPGCLYSWSFYPGLLFEVSLSGIPLRGPSIRDSSSRSLYPGFLFEVPLSGGGLYSRSLYLGGPLFEVPLSGGPLFEVPLSGGPLFEVLSGIPL